In one window of Bos indicus isolate NIAB-ARS_2022 breed Sahiwal x Tharparkar unplaced genomic scaffold, NIAB-ARS_B.indTharparkar_mat_pri_1.0 scaffold_70, whole genome shotgun sequence DNA:
- the LOC109575116 gene encoding liprin-alpha-1-like, whose product MLADVAQAFESDESVSDDEGDRVTLFSSATQLSPSRQANAKTLTVMMQEQLDIINEEIRLIEEEKENTEQRAEETESREGRGSLGSLRRFKSVSSLNLLSTSSHADSCPPLPKPRRRQHSLAQEGDQLGIMTLGDTRSSLSEDLGAPYGIHCERMTLELRNSLLLANLTLTSLPQLPAIQEEVGDDKTAIKCETSTLAWPRSLRLGRLRTGALRTATHEDLRDAHNSTGSQDSPGNNPSSSTSSQGSLHKAPKKKGIKSSISRLFRKKEKGRPEHPSKEALGPERKYLCRSEEEPVTLGGTAGTRMKTEAMVSSAHHTAWVAWCHSPGFLYPQSSWQ is encoded by the exons ATGCTGGCCGACGTGGCCCAGGCTTTTGAGAGTGATGAGAGCGTGTCTGACGACGAGGGCGACAGGGTCACCCTCTTCAGCTCAGCCACTCAGCTGTCGCCCAGCAGGCAGGCCAATGCCAAGACTCTGACCGTGATGATGCAGGAGCAGCTGGACATCATCAATGAAGAGATCCG gttgatcgaagaagagaaggagaacacGGAGCAGCGGGCCGAGGAGACTgagagcagggagggcagggggagcttAGGCAGCCTCCGTCGTTTTAAATCAGTGAGCTCCCTCAACCTGCTTTCCACCTCCTCGCATGCTGACTCCTGCCCGCCCCTGCCCAAGCCCAGAAGGAGGCAGCACAGCCTGGCGCAGGAGGGAGACCAGCTGGGCATCATGACTCTG GGTGATACAAGATCATCTCTTAGTGAAGACCTGGGGGCGCCTTATGGAATCCACTGTGAGCGAATGACACTTGAACTGCGT AACAGTCTATTGTTAGCCAATTTGACACTTACCTCACTCCCTCAGCTGCCAGCTATACAGGAAGAGGTAGGAGATGACAAGACCGCCATCAAATGTGAAACCTCGACCCTCGCCTGGCCACGGTCCCTTCGGCTGGGCCGCCTGCGCACGGGGGCGCTGCGCACAGCCACCCATGAGGACCTCAGGGACGCCCACAA CTCCACAGGCTCTCAGGACAGCCCCGGGAATAaccccagcagcagcaccagcagccagGGCTCGCTGCACAAAGCCCCAAAGAAGAAGGGCATCAAGTCCTCCATCAGCCGCTTGTTTCGCAAGAAGGAAAAGGGCCGGCCTGAACACCCCAGCAAGGAGGCGTTAGGACCAG AAAGAAAATACCTGTGCCGTTCGGAAGAGGAGCCCGTCACCCTTGGAGGGACAGCTGGAACCAGAATGAAAACCGAGGCCATGGTCAGCAGTGCCCACCACACGGCCTGGGTGGCGTGGTGTCACTCACCAGGCTTCCTGTATCCCCAGAGCAGCTGGCAGTAA